Within the Streptomyces sp. YIM 121038 genome, the region GGCGGGCCCGCGCTGGTGGTGGACTCCGTGTCCGCCACGGTGGAGGGCGGGTGGGTGGGGGGCTGCCCCGGGGGCGCGCAGCGCGAGGCGTTGGGGCGGGCGGGTGGGAGCTGCCCCAGGGGGGCGCGCAGCGCTAGGAGTTGGGGCGGGCGGGTGGGGGCTACCCCGGAGGCGCGCAGCGCTAGGAGTTGGGGCGGGCGGGTGGGGGCTACCCCGGAGGCGCGTAGGGCGAGGCGTTGGGCCTGGCCGGGCACCGTCGGCCCGTCCGGGGCGGGCCCCGGCCGTTCATCGCCGGGGCGAGGGGGACAGCCCGGGCAGGGCCAGGGCGAGGGGGCCGCCCGGGTGGGACCGGGGCGAGGGGGCCGCCCGGGCGGGGTCGGGGCGGGGGGTCAGCGGGCTGTGGCTGTGCCTCGTTCCGCGTCGAGCGCGTACACGCAGCGGTCCTTGCTGCACGCGTACACCACCCCGTCCCGCACCACGGGCGCCCCCGTGATCTCGCCGCCGGTGGCGAGCTTCCAGCGGAGGCGGCCGTCGTCGGCCTTGAGGGTGTAGAGGAGGTGGTCGGTGGCGCCGAAGTGGATGCGGCGGTCGGCGACCACGGGCGAGCCGACGACCTCGCCGCCCGCCTGGAAGCGCCACTTGGGCGTGCCGGTGACGGCGTCGAGGGTGTAGAGGCCCTTGCCGCTGCCGACGTGCACGTGGCCGTCCGCGACCAGGACGGGCTCGACGGAGGAGCGGGACTCGGTCGCGATGCGCCAGCGGTCGCGGCCGTCCGTGGCGTCGAGGGCGTACACCGTGCCCAGGTAGTCGGCGAGGTAGACGCCGCCGCCGGTGACGGCGGGACCGGGCGCGAAGGCCGGCGGGGAGAGGAACGCGGCGGGCGCCTCGAAGTGCCAGCGCACGTGCCCGGCCGCGACGTCCAGGGCGAGGACGCGGGTGCCCGCGGCCACGTACACGAAGCCGTCGGCGGCCTGGGTCACGCGGACGGGCACGCCGCCGCAGGACGCGGCGTCGCCGATGGGGTAGGACCAGCGCTCGATGCCGCTGCGGGCGTCGACGGCGCGGAGCCTGGCGTCCTTCCAGACGTACACCGTGCCGTCGCGGATGACGGGCGCGGCCTCGGGCGTCTCGAACTCGGTCTGGGCGCCGGTGATCTCCCAGAGCTTCTCGCCGTTGGCGGCCTCCCAGCCCTGGACGCCGCCGCCGCGTGTGGCGGTGACGACGGTGCCCCGGTCGGCCTGGAGGGCGTACACCCAGGCGTCGGTCGACAGGCGCCACAGGTCGGTGCCGTCGGAGCCGTCGAGGGCGTAGAGGGTGGGGCCGTCGGAGGCGTGGATGCGGCCGTCGGCCACCGCCATGGACCAGGCGACGTCGCGGGTCTTGAAGCTGCGCCGCCCGGTGCCCACGTCGAGGGCGTGGACCTCGAAGGAGGTGACGTACACGAGGTTTCCGGCGACGGCGGGGGTGCCCCACACGTCGTTGGACATGCGGAACCGCCAGGGCCGCCAGGAGCCGCCCGCGGCGGCCCCGGCCCCGGTGGGCGCGGAAGCGGGCGCGGCGGCGGCGGGCGCGGTGCCGTTGGCGCGCGGCTGCGCCGGGGCGGGCGTGGCGGAGCGCGACCAGGACCCGGCGAGCCCGGAGGGCGGCGGCACGACGGCGGCGCGGGCCTCGGCGACCCGCGGCCCGGGTCCGATCGGCACCTGGGCGCCCGCGAGCCGCACGGGCCCGGCGTCGGGCACGCCCCCGTGAAAGCCCGGCGCACCCCCGGGCGCACCCCCGTGGAAGGGGGCGTGGGAGGCCGCGTGCGAGGGCGTGGACGGCGCCGCCTGCGAGGGGGCGTGCGCGGGCATGGCGGGCGCCTGCCGCGGCGGGGGCGGCAGGGACACGGGCGCGGACGCGGCCCCGGCGCGGCTGTTGCGCCCGGCGGAGCCGGTGGTGGCGGCGCGCGCGGGCGGGCGGCCGCCGCGCCGGGCCTCGATCAGGGCCACGGCCCGCTCGGGCAGCCAGGCGGACGCGGTACCGCTGTCGTCGCCGGAGCTCTCGGAGGCGAACAGGTGCGGGGCGAGCTGGGCCTGGAGGTCGTTCGGGGTGGGCCGGAGGGCGGCCTCCATCTGCATGCAGGACTCGATGAGCGGCCGCAGCTCGTCGGGCAGGCCCTCCAGGTCGGGGCCCTCGCGCAGGAGCATGAAGACGGTCTCGACGGGGTTGGCGCCGTGGAACGGCGCGTGCCCGGTGGCGGCGAAGACGAGGGTGGAGCCGAGCGAGAAGACGTCGCTGGCGCCGGTGACGCTGCGGGAGTCCTTCGCCTGCTCGGGCGACATGTAGGCGGGGGTGCCGACCGCGACGTTCGTCATGGTCAGACGGGTGTTGGAGACACCGGACGCGATGCCGAAGTCGATGACGCGCGGGCCGTCCTCGACGACGAGGACGTTGGACGGCTTCAGGTCGCGGTGCACGAGGCCCGCGCCGTGGATGGACTCCAGGGCCTCCGCGATCCCGGCGGCGAGCCAGCGCACGGCCTGGGTGGGCAGCGGCCCGTGCTCGTTCACTATCTCCTCGAGCGAGGGCGCGGGCACGTACGCCGTGGCGAGCCAGGGCACCGCGGCGCGCGGGTCGGCGTCCACCACCGCGGCCGTGTAGAAGCCGGAGACGGCGCGCGCGGCCTCCACCTCGCGCGTGAAGCGGACCCGGAACAGCTGGTCCTCGGCGAGCTCCGTCCGCACCGTCTTGATCGCCACGCGGCGCCCGGACGCGGAGCGCGCCAGATACACGAGCCCCATGCCGCCGGCGCCGAGCCGCCCCAGGACCTCGAACGGGCCGATCCGCCGCGGATCGTGCTGCGTCAGCTGGTCCACCACTTGCCTGCCACCTCCCCGTACCCAGCCACCGTCGAAGGGCGGCCTCGTGCAGCGTCTCACCACCGAGCCGCTCGGGCGGCACGCACCCTGATTCTTCCTGTCCCGGGCGATGGTTGCGAACCCGGGGCAACATCGGGATGTTTCCGTACAAAAGCCGCGTAACGGTACCTGATGGGGGACTTCAGTCCTGGAGGATGCCGAATGCCGCCCCTTGGTTGTCGACGAGGACGGCCACCCTTCCGTACGGGATGTCGTACGGCTCGGTCCGCACCCGTCCGCCGAGGTGTCGCGCCGCGGCGGCGGTCGCGTCGCAGTCGGCCACGGCGAAGTAGCTGAGGAAGTGCGCGGGCATCGCGGCGGGCACCGAGGCGGACATCACGGCACGGCCCCCCACCGCGGTGTCGGGCCCGGCCTCGGCGCCCTCCGGCGACCAGGTGCGGAACTCCTCGCCGCCGAGCTCGACGTCGTGGCCGCCGTAGCCGAAGACGGCCTCGTAGAAGGGGTCCACGACGCTCTTGTCGCGTACGTGCACCTCGGTCCAGCAGTAGGCGCCCGGCTTGCGCAGCGCGCCGAAGCCCGGGTGCCCCCCGGCCTGCCAGAGCCCGAAGACCGCGCCCTCGGGGTCGGCCACGAGCCCCATCGTGCCGTAGGCGCCCACCGGGACCGGCTCCGTGATCACCTGCCCGCCCGCGGCCGTGACCCGGGCGGCGGCCGTGGCGGCGTCGGGCGTCGCCAGATAGACCGTCCAGGTGGTCGGCATGCGGCCGTCCGGCTTGGGGGCGAGCGCGGCGACGGGTTCGCCGTCGAGCAGCGCCTGGGCGTAGCGCCCGTGCTCGGGGCCCGCGCCGGAGTCGAAGGTCCACCCGAAGAGCTCACCGTAGAAGCGCTTGCCGCCCTCCACGTCGGGCAGCATCGCGTCCACCCAGCAGGGGACGCCTTCCGCGAATTCCATGGAACCGTTTCCTCAGCTCTTGCCCGTCGGCGCACCAGCTCTTGCCCGTCGGTGCACAGGGAGGGCCTTCCTATGGCCTCCGTCACAGTCAAGCTAACCCCCGGCCCGGCACCGCGCAGCCCACGAAATCGAACACATGGCCAATTCTTTTCGGACGGCGCGCACCACCGCCCCCGGGCGCCCTCCGGCGCACTCCGGTCCCCCTCCAGCGCCCCTGCGCCACCGCTCCAACCCCATTTGCACTCGGTCGAATCGCGCTCCGATCACCCCTCGGTAAGCTGACGGCATGACAGGACAGGTACGAACCGTCGACGGCCGAGTGGCCGGTCGACGCGGTCAGGCGACACGTCAGAAACTGCTCGACTGCCTGAGCGAGATGCTCAGCTCCTCGCCCTACCGCGACGTGAAGGTCATCGACGTCGCCCGGAAGGCGGGCACTTCACCGGCGACGTTCTACCAGTACTTCCCGGACGTCGAAGGCGCCGTCCTGGAGATCGCCGAGCAAATGGCCACCGAGGGCGCGGAGTTGACCCACCTCCTGGAGGGCCGCTCCTGGGTCGGCAAGGCGGGCTGGCAGACGTCGCAGGACCTCGTCGACGGCTTCCTCGACTTCTGGCGGAAGAACGACGCGATCCTCCGGGTCGTCGACCTGGGCGCCGCCGAGGGCGACAAGCGCTTCTACAAGATCCGGATGAAGATCCTGAACTCGGTGAACAACTCCCTTGCGGACACCGTCAAGGAGCTCCAGTCCAAGGGCAAGGTCGACAAGGACGTGAGCCCCGCGGCCCTGGCCGGTTCGCTGGTCGCGATGCTCGCCGCGGTCGCGTCCCACCAGCGCGGCTTCCAGACCTGGGGCGTCAAACAGGCCGAACTGAAGCCGAACCTCGCCGCGTTGGTCCACATGGGCGTCACCGGCAAGAAGCCCACGAAGTAGCGGCGGCAGCCCCGAACAGTCCTGTCACCCCGGCGCGGCCCCCGGGCCGCGCCCGACGGGGCTGCGCCCCTTTTCCTCACTTTCTCCCCTTTCCTGCTTTTCCTGCTTTTCCTGCTTTTCCCGCGTTTCCCGCGTTTCCCGCCGTTCCAGGCGGAACACCCGTATCTCCCGGTCCACCCGTTCCTGGTACGCCGCGTACGGCGGCCAGAACTCCAGGGCCGCCGCCCACGCACGGGTCCGCTCGTCGCCCGTGAGCAGCCGGGCCCGCACCGGTACGTCCCTGCCGCGCCAGCTGACCTCGGCGTCCGGGTGGGCCAGCAGATTGGCGGTCCACGCGGGATGGGCGGCCCGGCCGAAGTTGGAGCCGACCAGGAGCCAACTCCCGTCCCGCCCCGGCACACAAGCCAGCGGCGTCCGCCGCACCAGCCCGCTCCTCGCACCCCGCGCCGTGAGCACGAGTCCAGGCAGCATACGCGCGCTGAGCAGCACCTTTCCCCGTGTGAGCCGGTGCACCGCGCGGTCGACGGCGGGCACCACGCGCGGCGCGAGCCGGGCGAAGGCACGGGTCGCCGACACCTTCCGTACGAGCCGGACGCCGGGCCCGGCCATCAGACCGCCGCCTCCTCGGCCGTGGCGCCCCGCCCCACCCGAACGGGCGCCCGCCCGGGGTGGGAGTGGGGCGCGAACAGTCCGGCTCGTTCGGCCGCGTGCGCCCGCAGCCGGTGCGCGGGGCCGAAGAGCAGCTCGTCGCCCGACGCCCGTTTGAAGAACAGGTGCGCGTCGTGTTCCCAGGTGAAGCCGGTGCCGCCGTGCAGCTGGACGGCCTCGGCCGCCGCCGTCCGCAGCGCGTCCAGGGCACACGCGAGCGCGAGACCCGCACCGGGCTCGACGCCCGCGGCTACGGGTGCGGATGCCACCGCCTCCCCGTCCACCGCCGCCTGCCCGTCCGCCGCCGCCTCCCCGCCCAGCGGGCCCGCCGGGCCCACCGCGCCCGCCGCCCAAGCCGCGTAGTAAGCCGCCGACCGCGCCGCGCACACCCTCACGTACACGTCCGCGAGGCGGTGCTTCACCGCCTGGAACGACCCGATCGGGCGGCCGAACTGCTCGCGCTCCCGGACGTGGCCGAGGGTGCGCGCGAGGGCCTCGTCCGCGGCGCCGACGGCCTCGGCGGCCAGCACGGCGGCGGCCCGCTCCCCCACGTCCGCGAGGGCCGGGAGCACGTCGGCGCCCTCGCCGTCGCCGAGCAACTCCGCGCGCACGTCCCGCAGTTCCACGCGGGCCTGCGCACGCGTCTCGTCCAGGGTGGTCCGCCGGGTGCGGACGAGCCCGGGGGCGTCGCCCCGTACGAGGAACAGCAGGGTCCGCGAGCGGGCGAAGCCGCCCGCGTGCGCGGCGACGAGCAGCAGCCCCGCGCTGTGCCCGTCGAGGACCTGGTCGGCCTGGCCGTAGAGGTGCCAGGTGCCGGTGGCGGCGGTGGCCTGGACGCCGCCCGCGCGCCCCCCGCCCGCCCAGTCGCCGCCGTTGCCGCCGGTGAGGCCGAGCGCGGCGCCGAGCTCGGCCCCGGGCACGGCGAGGGCGGCCGTCAGCCCGCCCGAGGCGACGCGGGGCAGGAACGCGGCGCGCTGCCGCGCGGTACCGAGGCGGAGCAGCAGCGGGGCGGCGAGCACGGCCGTGGCGAACAGCGGGGAGGGGGCGAGGGCCCGGCCCAGCTCCTCCCCGGCGAGGGCGAGTTCGACGGGCCCGCACCCCACCCCGCCGTACTCCTCGGGCAGCGCGAGCCCGGGAAGCCCGAGCCGCCCGGCGAGGGCCTCCCAGAGCGCGGCGTCGTACCCGGCGGGGGTGCGCACGGCGGCGCGGAGGCCCTCGGCGGCCCGGCGCTTGCTGAGCACCTCGCGCACGGCGCGGCGGATCTCGTTCTGCTCCACGGTGCAGGCGGCGTCCATCGGCGGGCTCCTCCCCGGGCGGCACACCCGTATCTGACGAACCGTCATGTACGGCGACGGGCCGACATGCTAGGACCGCGCGGGGCAGATGCCCAGGCCCGCGACGTCCGCAAGGCGGCGCCGGGCGGGCACCCTCCCCCCGGCCCCACATCTGATATACCGTCAGATCCATGCCGAGCCCCTCGCGCACAGGAAGCAGGAAGGTCGCCGTCGTGGGGGTCGCCCTCGCCGACTGCGGCCGCCTGGACGACGCCACCCCCTACGCCCTGCACGCCCAGGCCGCGCGCCGGGCGCTCGCCGACGCCGGGCTCGGCCGGGACGCCGTGGACGGGCTCGCCTCCGCGGGCCTCGGCACCCTCGCGCCCGTCGAGGTCGCGGAGTACCTGGGCCTGCGCCCGCGCTGGGTGGACTCCACCGCCGTGGGCGGCGCCACCTGGGAGGTCATGGCCGCGCACGCGGCGGACGCGATCGCCGCGGGACACGCGAACGCGGTCCTGCTCGTGTACGGCTCCACGGCGCGCGCGGACGTCCGGGCGGGCCGCCGCACGGGCAACCTGTCCTTCGGGGCGCGCGGCCCCCTCCAGTTCGAGGCCCCGTACGGGCACTCGCTGATCGCCAAGTACGCGATGGCGGCCCGGCGCCATCTGCACGAGTACGGCACCACGCTCGAACAGCTGGCGTCCGTGGCGGTGCAGGCGCGGGCCAACGCGGCGACGAACCCGGAGGCGATGTTCCGGGAGCCGATCACGGTCGACGACGTGCTCGGCGGGCCCGTGATCGCCGACCCGTTCACCAAGCTGCACTGCTGTCTGCGCTCCGACGGCGGCTGCGCGGTCCTGCTCGCGGCCGAGGACCTCGTGCGCGACTGCGCGCCCCGGCCCGTCTGGGTCCTCGGCACCGGCGAGCACGTGTCGCACACCACCATGTCCGAGTGGCGGGACTT harbors:
- a CDS encoding serine/threonine-protein kinase; translated protein: MVDQLTQHDPRRIGPFEVLGRLGAGGMGLVYLARSASGRRVAIKTVRTELAEDQLFRVRFTREVEAARAVSGFYTAAVVDADPRAAVPWLATAYVPAPSLEEIVNEHGPLPTQAVRWLAAGIAEALESIHGAGLVHRDLKPSNVLVVEDGPRVIDFGIASGVSNTRLTMTNVAVGTPAYMSPEQAKDSRSVTGASDVFSLGSTLVFAATGHAPFHGANPVETVFMLLREGPDLEGLPDELRPLIESCMQMEAALRPTPNDLQAQLAPHLFASESSGDDSGTASAWLPERAVALIEARRGGRPPARAATTGSAGRNSRAGAASAPVSLPPPPRQAPAMPAHAPSQAAPSTPSHAASHAPFHGGAPGGAPGFHGGVPDAGPVRLAGAQVPIGPGPRVAEARAAVVPPPSGLAGSWSRSATPAPAQPRANGTAPAAAAPASAPTGAGAAAGGSWRPWRFRMSNDVWGTPAVAGNLVYVTSFEVHALDVGTGRRSFKTRDVAWSMAVADGRIHASDGPTLYALDGSDGTDLWRLSTDAWVYALQADRGTVVTATRGGGVQGWEAANGEKLWEITGAQTEFETPEAAPVIRDGTVYVWKDARLRAVDARSGIERWSYPIGDAASCGGVPVRVTQAADGFVYVAAGTRVLALDVAAGHVRWHFEAPAAFLSPPAFAPGPAVTGGGVYLADYLGTVYALDATDGRDRWRIATESRSSVEPVLVADGHVHVGSGKGLYTLDAVTGTPKWRFQAGGEVVGSPVVADRRIHFGATDHLLYTLKADDGRLRWKLATGGEITGAPVVRDGVVYACSKDRCVYALDAERGTATAR
- a CDS encoding TetR family transcriptional regulator, producing MTGQVRTVDGRVAGRRGQATRQKLLDCLSEMLSSSPYRDVKVIDVARKAGTSPATFYQYFPDVEGAVLEIAEQMATEGAELTHLLEGRSWVGKAGWQTSQDLVDGFLDFWRKNDAILRVVDLGAAEGDKRFYKIRMKILNSVNNSLADTVKELQSKGKVDKDVSPAALAGSLVAMLAAVASHQRGFQTWGVKQAELKPNLAALVHMGVTGKKPTK
- a CDS encoding acetyl-CoA acetyltransferase, encoding MPSPSRTGSRKVAVVGVALADCGRLDDATPYALHAQAARRALADAGLGRDAVDGLASAGLGTLAPVEVAEYLGLRPRWVDSTAVGGATWEVMAAHAADAIAAGHANAVLLVYGSTARADVRAGRRTGNLSFGARGPLQFEAPYGHSLIAKYAMAARRHLHEYGTTLEQLASVAVQARANAATNPEAMFREPITVDDVLGGPVIADPFTKLHCCLRSDGGCAVLLAAEDLVRDCAPRPVWVLGTGEHVSHTTMSEWRDFTVSPAAVSGRLAFERAGVRPADIDVAQIYDAFTYMTLVTLEDLGFCAKGEGGAFVEKGRLLRDGELPTNTDGGGLSAQHPGMRGLFLLVEAVRQLRGDAGPGRQVRRADGRLPELAVASGTGGWFCSSGTVVLARG
- a CDS encoding acyl-CoA dehydrogenase family protein, producing MDAACTVEQNEIRRAVREVLSKRRAAEGLRAAVRTPAGYDAALWEALAGRLGLPGLALPEEYGGVGCGPVELALAGEELGRALAPSPLFATAVLAAPLLLRLGTARQRAAFLPRVASGGLTAALAVPGAELGAALGLTGGNGGDWAGGGRAGGVQATAATGTWHLYGQADQVLDGHSAGLLLVAAHAGGFARSRTLLFLVRGDAPGLVRTRRTTLDETRAQARVELRDVRAELLGDGEGADVLPALADVGERAAAVLAAEAVGAADEALARTLGHVREREQFGRPIGSFQAVKHRLADVYVRVCAARSAAYYAAWAAGAVGPAGPLGGEAAADGQAAVDGEAVASAPVAAGVEPGAGLALACALDALRTAAAEAVQLHGGTGFTWEHDAHLFFKRASGDELLFGPAHRLRAHAAERAGLFAPHSHPGRAPVRVGRGATAEEAAV
- a CDS encoding VOC family protein, coding for MEFAEGVPCWVDAMLPDVEGGKRFYGELFGWTFDSGAGPEHGRYAQALLDGEPVAALAPKPDGRMPTTWTVYLATPDAATAAARVTAAGGQVITEPVPVGAYGTMGLVADPEGAVFGLWQAGGHPGFGALRKPGAYCWTEVHVRDKSVVDPFYEAVFGYGGHDVELGGEEFRTWSPEGAEAGPDTAVGGRAVMSASVPAAMPAHFLSYFAVADCDATAAAARHLGGRVRTEPYDIPYGRVAVLVDNQGAAFGILQD